One genomic segment of Hevea brasiliensis isolate MT/VB/25A 57/8 chromosome 3, ASM3005281v1, whole genome shotgun sequence includes these proteins:
- the LOC110655123 gene encoding carbon catabolite repressor protein 4 homolog 1 isoform X1: MHKSSIVGTCHVKHAGWGGGLSGYAIRYTWTWYRIQSDRKVAVCSVHPSELATLQCLGCVKAKIPVAKSYHCSPKCFSDAWQHHRVLHDRAASAVNENGNEEEELFGRFNNSGSGVINTSLSGSASSASLANGSAPLYPAAVTQRNGGETWFEVGRSKTYTPSADDIGHVLKFECVVVDVETKSPVGHANTILTSRVIPAPSPTPRRLISVSGVDVMGHLDSDGHISSSGTFTVLSYNILSDVYATSETYSYCPSWALSWPYRRQNLLREIVGYRADIVCLQEVQSDHYEEFFAPELDKHGYQALYKRKTNEVYSGNTHTIDGCATFFRRDRFSHVKKYEVEFNKAAQSLTEAVVPSAQRKTALNRLVKDNVALIVVLEAKFSNQGADNLGKRQLLCVANTHVNVHQDLKDVKLWQVLTLLKGLEKIAASADIPMLVCGDFNSVPGSAPHALLAMGKVDPLHPDLVVDPLGILRPYSKLTHQLPLVSAYSSLVRLGVGLGLEQQRRRIDPATNEPLFTNCTRDFIGTLDYIFYTADSLTVESLLELLDEESLRKDTALPSPEWSSDHIALLAEFRCKPRPRR; the protein is encoded by the exons atgcataagAGCAGCATTGTTGGAACTTGTCATGTTAAACATGCTGGCTGGGGAGGAGGTTTGTCAGGTTATGCCATCAGATACACTTGGACCTG GTATCGTATACAAAGTGATAGAAAAGTTGCTGTATGTAGTGTACATCCATCTGAGCTAGCCACATTGCAGTGCCTAGGTTGTGTGAAGGCCAAAATACCTGTTGCCAAAAGTTACCATTGCTCTCCCAAGTGCTTCTCTGATGCATGGCAGCATCACCGTGTTCTACATGACCGTGCTGCAAGTGCTGTAAATGAAAATGGAAATGAGGAGGAAGAGTTATTTGGGCGTTTCAATAATTCTGGATCTGGAGTTATTAATACTAGTTTGTCTGGTTCTGCGTCAAGTGCTAGCTTGGCTAATGGTTCTGCACCTTTATATCCTGCAGCAGTTACACAAAGAAATGGTGGTGAAACATGGTTTGAAGTTGGACGGTCTAAAACATATACTCCATCAGCTGATGATATAGGCCATGTTCTAAAGTTTGAATGCGTTGTGGTAGATGTTGAAACTAAATCTCCTGTAGGACATGCCAACACCATTCTAACTTCTCGTGTGATTCCTGCTCCTTCACCTACTCCACGTCGCTTGATCTCAGTCAGTGGAGTTGATGTGATGGGGCATTTAGATTCAGATGGACATATTTCATCATCAGGAACATTTACGGTGCTTTCTTACAACATTTTGTCTGATGTTTATGCAACAAGTGAGACATACAGTTATTGTCCTTCATGGGCTCTATCTTGGCCATATCGCCGGCAGAATTTGCTGCGGGAAATAGTTGGATATCGTGCTGACATTGTTTGTCTTCAGGAG GTTCAAAGCGATCATTATGAGGAATTTTTTGCCCCTGAGTTGGACAAACATGGTTACCAAGCTCTTTATAAGAGAAAAACCAATGAG GTTTACAGTGGAAATACCCATACTATTGATGGTTGTGCGACATTTTTTCGAAGAGATAGGTTTTCACATGTCAAGAAATACGAG GTTGAGTTTAATAAAGCTGCTCAGTCCTTGACTGAAGCTGTTGTTCCAAGTGCTCAGAGAAAAACTGCTTTAAATCGTTTGGTCAAG GATAATGTTGCGTTGATAGTGGTTTTGGAAGCAAAATTCAGTAACCAAGGTGCAGATAATCTGGGGAAACGGCAACTTCTTTGTGTT GCAAATACACATGTGAATGTCCATCAAGATTTAAAGGACGTCAAGCTTTGGCAG GTTCTTACTCTCTTGAAAGGATTGGAGAAAATAGCTGCCAGTGCAGACATTCCAATGTTAGTGTGTGGAGATTTCAATTCCGTCCCTGGAAG TGCTCCTCATGCACTTCTTGCTATGGGAAAGGTGGATCCCTTGCATCCAGATTTAGTGGTAGATCCTCTTGGAATCTTACGTCCTTACAGCAAGCTTACACATCAGCTACCTCTG GTCAGTGCTTATTCATCTTTGGTAAGGCTGGGCGTTGGTCTTGGTTTGGAGCAGCAGAGGAGGAGAATAGACCCTGCAACGAATGAACCCTTGTTTACAAACTGCACCAGAGATTTTATTGGCACCCTAGATTACATATTTTACACAG CGGACTCTCTGACAGTGGAGTCCTTGTTGGAACTCTTGGATGAGGAAAGCTTAAGGAAAGACACAGCCCTTCCTTCTCCAGAGTGGTCCTCTGATCATATAGCTCTTTTAGCTGAATTTCGTTGCAAGCCTAGACCAAGACGTTGA
- the LOC110655123 gene encoding carbon catabolite repressor protein 4 homolog 1 isoform X2, producing the protein MLSVLRVHLPSDIPIVGCELTPYVLLRRPDKTVTTDDVLESAPLDGHFLRYKWYRIQSDRKVAVCSVHPSELATLQCLGCVKAKIPVAKSYHCSPKCFSDAWQHHRVLHDRAASAVNENGNEEEELFGRFNNSGSGVINTSLSGSASSASLANGSAPLYPAAVTQRNGGETWFEVGRSKTYTPSADDIGHVLKFECVVVDVETKSPVGHANTILTSRVIPAPSPTPRRLISVSGVDVMGHLDSDGHISSSGTFTVLSYNILSDVYATSETYSYCPSWALSWPYRRQNLLREIVGYRADIVCLQEVQSDHYEEFFAPELDKHGYQALYKRKTNEVYSGNTHTIDGCATFFRRDRFSHVKKYEVEFNKAAQSLTEAVVPSAQRKTALNRLVKDNVALIVVLEAKFSNQGADNLGKRQLLCVANTHVNVHQDLKDVKLWQVLTLLKGLEKIAASADIPMLVCGDFNSVPGSAPHALLAMGKVDPLHPDLVVDPLGILRPYSKLTHQLPLVSAYSSLVRLGVGLGLEQQRRRIDPATNEPLFTNCTRDFIGTLDYIFYTADSLTVESLLELLDEESLRKDTALPSPEWSSDHIALLAEFRCKPRPRR; encoded by the exons GTATCGTATACAAAGTGATAGAAAAGTTGCTGTATGTAGTGTACATCCATCTGAGCTAGCCACATTGCAGTGCCTAGGTTGTGTGAAGGCCAAAATACCTGTTGCCAAAAGTTACCATTGCTCTCCCAAGTGCTTCTCTGATGCATGGCAGCATCACCGTGTTCTACATGACCGTGCTGCAAGTGCTGTAAATGAAAATGGAAATGAGGAGGAAGAGTTATTTGGGCGTTTCAATAATTCTGGATCTGGAGTTATTAATACTAGTTTGTCTGGTTCTGCGTCAAGTGCTAGCTTGGCTAATGGTTCTGCACCTTTATATCCTGCAGCAGTTACACAAAGAAATGGTGGTGAAACATGGTTTGAAGTTGGACGGTCTAAAACATATACTCCATCAGCTGATGATATAGGCCATGTTCTAAAGTTTGAATGCGTTGTGGTAGATGTTGAAACTAAATCTCCTGTAGGACATGCCAACACCATTCTAACTTCTCGTGTGATTCCTGCTCCTTCACCTACTCCACGTCGCTTGATCTCAGTCAGTGGAGTTGATGTGATGGGGCATTTAGATTCAGATGGACATATTTCATCATCAGGAACATTTACGGTGCTTTCTTACAACATTTTGTCTGATGTTTATGCAACAAGTGAGACATACAGTTATTGTCCTTCATGGGCTCTATCTTGGCCATATCGCCGGCAGAATTTGCTGCGGGAAATAGTTGGATATCGTGCTGACATTGTTTGTCTTCAGGAG GTTCAAAGCGATCATTATGAGGAATTTTTTGCCCCTGAGTTGGACAAACATGGTTACCAAGCTCTTTATAAGAGAAAAACCAATGAG GTTTACAGTGGAAATACCCATACTATTGATGGTTGTGCGACATTTTTTCGAAGAGATAGGTTTTCACATGTCAAGAAATACGAG GTTGAGTTTAATAAAGCTGCTCAGTCCTTGACTGAAGCTGTTGTTCCAAGTGCTCAGAGAAAAACTGCTTTAAATCGTTTGGTCAAG GATAATGTTGCGTTGATAGTGGTTTTGGAAGCAAAATTCAGTAACCAAGGTGCAGATAATCTGGGGAAACGGCAACTTCTTTGTGTT GCAAATACACATGTGAATGTCCATCAAGATTTAAAGGACGTCAAGCTTTGGCAG GTTCTTACTCTCTTGAAAGGATTGGAGAAAATAGCTGCCAGTGCAGACATTCCAATGTTAGTGTGTGGAGATTTCAATTCCGTCCCTGGAAG TGCTCCTCATGCACTTCTTGCTATGGGAAAGGTGGATCCCTTGCATCCAGATTTAGTGGTAGATCCTCTTGGAATCTTACGTCCTTACAGCAAGCTTACACATCAGCTACCTCTG GTCAGTGCTTATTCATCTTTGGTAAGGCTGGGCGTTGGTCTTGGTTTGGAGCAGCAGAGGAGGAGAATAGACCCTGCAACGAATGAACCCTTGTTTACAAACTGCACCAGAGATTTTATTGGCACCCTAGATTACATATTTTACACAG CGGACTCTCTGACAGTGGAGTCCTTGTTGGAACTCTTGGATGAGGAAAGCTTAAGGAAAGACACAGCCCTTCCTTCTCCAGAGTGGTCCTCTGATCATATAGCTCTTTTAGCTGAATTTCGTTGCAAGCCTAGACCAAGACGTTGA
- the LOC110655125 gene encoding cysteine proteinase inhibitor 5, with translation MKRHCLLFALLLFAAIASAAVLGGWQPIKNLKDPHVVEIGQFAVEEYNKRSNAHLTLVKLVKGEQQVVSGMNYRLILAVKEGKASKKYEAVVWEKTWENFRNLTSFEPVEG, from the coding sequence ATGAAACGCCATTGCCTCCTTTTCGCCCTTCTCCTCTTTGCTGCCATCGCTTCCGCCGCTGTGCTCGGCGGATGGCAGCCTATAAAGAATTTGAAAGACCCGCACGTTGTAGAGATCGGGCAGTTTGCGGTGGAGGAGTATAATAAGAGATCGAACGCCCATCTGACGCTGGTAAAGCTGGTGAAGGGCGAACAGCAGGTGGTTTCAGGGATGAATTACCGGCTGATATTGGCGGTAAAAGAGGGAAAAGCCAGCAAGAAGTATGAGGCGGTGGTTTGGGAGAAGACGTGGGAGAATTTCAGGAATCTAACGTCGTTTGAGCCTGTAGAAGGgtaa